The Deinococcus carri genome includes a region encoding these proteins:
- the scpB gene encoding SMC-Scp complex subunit ScpB gives MTPPLPQALIGAALLAAGRPVTRREVADLLGLPEEAAARALEAFAATLQGAGLGFEVEAVAGGYRLVVPPGLAAHLAPLLAPPALPPLSAAALEVLAVIAYRQPVTRAEIEAMRGGSAGTVVTLQERELVKVVGRSDAVGQPLLYGTTERFLLEFGLTGLDDLPPLEGADFSHLLRG, from the coding sequence GTGACCCCTCCGCTGCCCCAGGCCCTGATCGGGGCGGCGCTGCTGGCGGCGGGCCGGCCGGTCACGCGGCGCGAGGTCGCGGACCTGCTGGGTCTGCCGGAGGAAGCGGCGGCGCGGGCGCTGGAGGCCTTTGCGGCCACGTTGCAGGGGGCCGGGCTGGGCTTTGAGGTGGAGGCTGTGGCGGGGGGCTACCGCCTGGTGGTGCCGCCTGGCCTCGCCGCGCACCTCGCGCCCCTGCTCGCGCCGCCCGCGCTGCCCCCGCTGAGCGCCGCCGCCCTGGAGGTGCTGGCCGTGATCGCCTACCGCCAGCCCGTGACCCGCGCCGAGATCGAGGCGATGCGGGGCGGCAGCGCGGGCACCGTCGTGACCTTGCAGGAGCGCGAGCTGGTCAAGGTGGTGGGCCGCTCGGACGCGGTGGGCCAGCCGCTGCTGTACGGCACCACCGAGCGCTTCCTGCTGGAGTTCGGCCTGACCGGCCTGGACGACCTGCCGCCGCTGGAAGGCGCGGACTTCTCGCACCTGCTGCGCGGCTGA
- a CDS encoding DUF4388 domain-containing protein produces the protein MTLPLSSPASTTDLTAFDPAELLHLLAERGRTGVFRVAQPAGEVQVWLEGGRVRHLRAGSLRGPEVLAHLLREPVGRFHFEEGFTHPAPDLDAHLDELLLEALDTLPEAEPRFGGPARIASPERVARLGWTERQRELLRQIEAGRPLAELARQPGARPLLAKLTRLRLVVPRSLRVARLTVGVTHERAAGGAVSVDALILARWQNDLARLPGEVRVRNTAGRVVTLPVQGREGIGPRLLLTPELLLRVGLRGGESVQVRPV, from the coding sequence ATGACCCTGCCCCTGTCCTCCCCCGCCTCCACCACCGACCTGACGGCCTTTGACCCCGCCGAGCTGTTGCACCTGCTGGCCGAACGGGGCCGCACGGGCGTCTTCCGCGTCGCCCAGCCGGCAGGAGAAGTGCAGGTCTGGCTGGAGGGCGGGCGGGTCCGGCACCTGCGCGCCGGAAGCCTGCGCGGCCCGGAGGTCCTGGCGCACCTGCTGCGCGAGCCAGTGGGCCGCTTTCACTTTGAGGAAGGCTTCACCCACCCCGCCCCCGACCTCGACGCCCACCTGGACGAACTGCTGCTGGAGGCGCTGGACACCCTGCCGGAAGCGGAACCGCGCTTCGGCGGCCCGGCGCGCATCGCGTCGCCCGAGCGGGTGGCCCGCCTGGGCTGGACCGAGAGGCAGCGGGAGCTGCTGCGCCAGATCGAGGCGGGGCGGCCGCTGGCGGAACTGGCCCGGCAGCCAGGTGCCCGGCCCCTGCTCGCCAAGCTTACCCGGTTGCGGCTGGTGGTTCCCCGTTCCCTGCGGGTCGCACGCCTGACCGTGGGCGTGACGCACGAGCGGGCGGCCGGGGGGGCGGTCAGTGTGGACGCCCTGATTCTGGCGCGCTGGCAGAACGACCTGGCCCGCCTGCCCGGCGAGGTGAGGGTGCGGAACACGGCGGGCCGGGTCGTCACCCTGCCGGTGCAGGGCCGCGAGGGCATCGGCCCACGCCTGCTGCTGACCCCCGAGCTGCTCCTGCGGGTGGGCCTGCGGGGGGGCGAGAGCGTGCAGGTGCGGCCCGTCTGA
- the gatA gene encoding Asp-tRNA(Asn)/Glu-tRNA(Gln) amidotransferase subunit GatA translates to MPDVPPTATDLAQAVQARATTPQALLEAARARAEAARDLGALVSLNDRADEQAARVQARLDAGETLPLAGVPVVVKDNINVTGTRTTCGSRILANFVSPYDATAAARLRAAGAVILGKANMDEFAMGSSTESSASGPTLNPWDPARVPGGSSGGSAVAVAANITPVSLGSDTGGSVRQPAALTGIYGLKPTYGRVSRYGLVAYASSLDQIGPFARSAADLALLMNVIAGHDPCDATSLDAPPAFRAGTPDDLRGLRVGVIRESLEGNTAGVEAALGATLEALREAGASVREVSVPSVRHAIAAYYLIATPEASSNLARYDGMVYGERVPAGDVVSSMTLTRERGFGREVQRRIMLGTYALSSGYYDAYYAKAMKVRRLIAQDFARALAEVDVLVTPTSPFPAFRRGERTQDPLAMYAADVDTVAVNLAGLPALSVPAGFETVDARRLPVGVQFIAPALQDERLVALAGGLEAIGAVQVEVAPGYDA, encoded by the coding sequence ATGCCGGATGTTCCGCCCACTGCCACCGACCTCGCCCAGGCTGTCCAGGCGCGCGCCACCACCCCACAGGCGCTGCTGGAGGCCGCCCGCGCCCGCGCGGAAGCCGCCCGTGACCTGGGTGCCCTGGTCAGCCTGAACGACCGCGCCGACGAGCAGGCCGCGCGGGTGCAAGCCCGCCTGGACGCGGGCGAGACGCTTCCGCTGGCGGGCGTGCCGGTGGTCGTGAAGGACAACATCAACGTGACGGGCACCCGCACGACCTGCGGCAGCCGCATCCTGGCGAACTTCGTCTCGCCCTACGATGCGACCGCCGCCGCGCGCCTGCGGGCAGCCGGGGCCGTGATCCTGGGCAAGGCGAACATGGATGAGTTCGCAATGGGATCCAGCACCGAGAGCAGCGCCAGCGGCCCCACCCTCAACCCCTGGGACCCGGCGCGCGTGCCGGGCGGCAGCAGCGGCGGCAGCGCGGTGGCGGTCGCCGCGAACATCACCCCGGTCAGCCTGGGCAGCGACACCGGCGGCAGCGTGCGCCAGCCCGCCGCGCTGACGGGCATCTACGGCCTCAAGCCCACCTACGGGCGCGTCAGCCGTTACGGCCTGGTGGCCTACGCGAGCAGCCTCGACCAGATCGGCCCCTTTGCCCGCTCCGCCGCCGACCTGGCCCTGCTGATGAACGTCATCGCCGGGCACGACCCCTGTGATGCCACCAGCCTGGACGCGCCCCCCGCCTTCCGCGCGGGCACCCCCGACGACCTGCGCGGGCTGCGGGTGGGCGTCATCCGCGAGAGCCTGGAAGGCAACACGGCGGGCGTGGAGGCGGCGCTGGGGGCCACCCTGGAGGCCCTGCGCGAGGCCGGGGCCAGCGTGCGGGAGGTGAGCGTGCCCAGCGTCCGGCACGCCATCGCCGCCTATTACCTGATCGCCACGCCCGAGGCCAGCTCCAACCTGGCCCGCTACGACGGCATGGTATATGGCGAGCGCGTGCCCGCGGGTGACGTGGTGAGCAGCATGACCCTGACCCGCGAGCGCGGCTTCGGGCGCGAGGTGCAGCGGCGCATCATGCTGGGCACCTACGCGCTCTCCAGCGGCTACTACGACGCCTACTACGCCAAGGCGATGAAGGTCCGCCGCCTGATCGCCCAGGACTTCGCCCGCGCCCTGGCGGAGGTGGACGTGCTGGTCACGCCCACCAGCCCCTTTCCCGCCTTCCGCCGCGGCGAGCGCACCCAGGACCCCCTCGCCATGTACGCCGCCGACGTGGACACGGTCGCCGTGAACCTCGCGGGCCTGCCCGCCCTGAGCGTGCCTGCCGGATTCGAGACGGTGGACGCCCGCAGGCTTCCCGTCGGCGTGCAGTTCATCGCGCCCGCCCTGCAAGACGAGCGGCTGGTGGCCCTGGCGGGCGGGCTGGAGGCCATCGGTGCGGTGCAGGTGGAGGTGGCCCCGGGCTATGACGCCTGA